GCGCTCGGCTGAACGGCAGCCGGGCGTTCTTTCATCCGCTGGCCGACGGGCTGATGTGCGCGGCGGACAAGCGGCTGGCGTCGGCGGAGATGTCGGGCGCGTCGCGCGAGCTGGCGGCAGAGATGTTCCGGGCGCCGCTGGAATCGTTCGTGGGAGTGCCGTGGCCGCGAACGAAGGGCGCGGACCTGCGGCGTTTTCTGGCGCAACGCATCGAGCGCCACATCGAGAAAAAGCTGGTCACGGCAGGGATGCTGGAGAAGCTGGAGTAAAGCAGCGGTCAGCACTCAGCAGTCAGCAATCAGCCAAGGATCTGCAAGGCGCACTAGACAACAGAATCGAAGGTCAGTGACCGGACCCGCGAAAAATCCGCTGAGCTTCCAGGACCTGATTCTCGCCCTGTCGAAGTTCTGGGCCGACCGGGGATGCGTTCTGCAGCAACCGTATGACGTTGAGGTGGGCGCCGGGACGATGGCGCCGGAGACGTTTTTGCGGGTGCTGGGGCCGAAGCCTTACAACGTCGCCTACGTGCAGCCTTCCCGGCGGCCGGCGGACGGGCGCTACGGCGACAATCCCAACCGGCTGTACAAGCACACGCAACTGCAGGTGATCCTCAAGCCGCCGCCTGCGAACATCCAGGAGATGTACCTGGAGTCGCTGGGAGCCATCGGCATCGATCTGCGGCAGCATGACATCAAGTTCGAGGAAGACAATTGGGAGTCGCCGACGCTGGGCGCGTGGGGCATCGGGTGGCAGGTGATGCTCGACGGTCTGGAGATCACCCAGTTCACGTACTTTCAGCAGTGCGGCGGCCAGGACCTGGATCCGATCTCGGTCGAGCTGACGTACGGGTTGGAGCGCATCGCGGCATTCTTGCAGGACGTGGATAGCGTTTATGACATCGTGTGGTCGCCAGGCGTGACGTATCGAGATGTGCGGCATGCGGAAGAAGTCCAGTTTTCGGTGTACAACTTCGACCGCGCGGAGGTGGAGAAGACCTGGCAACACCTGCGGCTCTTCGAAGCGGAGTGCCACGCGCTGCTCGAGGCCTATGCCGCGCTGAAACGCAGCGCGGCCGACGGGCAGCCCTCGCCAGAGGCGGAACGTTTTCCGGTGCTGGCTGCCTTCGATCTGTGCCTGAAGTGCTCGCACCTTTTCAACATCCTCGATGCGCGCGGGGCGATTTCGGTTACCGAGCGCGTGGGTGTGATTGCCCGCATACGGGCGCTGGCAGTGGGCGTGGCGCGGGCGTACGGCGATCAGCAGGGTTGGGAGAAGCTGGCGGTCGAGAAAGGGAAGACGGAGAAGAAGCGGGCGAAAGAGAAGGCCAAGGCGTGACCAGCATGCGGGAGAATTCGAGGGTTGATGGCTGACTTTCTGCTCGAAATCGGTTGCGAAGAGATACCGGCGCGGATGCTCGATTCTGGCGCGGCGGAACTGGCGCGCCGGGTCGGCGATCTGCTGACGGCAGAGCGCCTGGCGGAGACGGCCGAAGTCGAGTCGCTGGCGACGCCGCGCCGTCTGGCGGTGATCGCGCGCAACGTGCGGGTGGCGCAGCCGGACATCGAGGAGCAGGTCACGGGTCCGTCGGTACAGGTTGCGTTCAAAGATGGCAAAGCGACCGCAGCGGCGGAAGCGTTCGCAAAGAAGGTCGGTCTGCCGGTGGAGAAGCTGCAGCGCGTAAAGAACCCCAAGGGGGAGTACGTGGCTGCGCAGGTAACGCGCAAGGGGCGTCCGGCCGTGGAAGTGATGGCCGAAGCGCTGCCGCGCGAAGTGTTCGCCATTCACTGGGCCAAGAACATGTACTGGCGGGGAAAGACGGCGGAGCGCTTTGTTCGTCCGGTGCGCTGGGTCGTGGCACTGCTCGATGGGAATGTCGTTCCCCTGGAGTTGGCGGCTGTGCGCGCAGGCGCGACCTCGCATGGGCATCGCACGCTCAGTTCTGGAGCGGTTAAGGTTTCTTCTGCGGCGAGTTACGCCGAGGCGCTGGAGAAAGTCGGGGTCACGGTCAGTCCTGCGGCGCGCGAGCAGGGCATTCGCAAGGCGCTGGACGCGGCGACCCGCACGGTTCCCGGGGCCCGCTGGCGCGAGGATAAAGCGCTGCTTTCGACCGTGGTCAACCTGACCGAGTCTCCGTCGGCGATCCTGGGCAACTTCGATCGCGAGTTCCTGGCGCTGCCGGAAGAAGTGCTGGTCACGGTGATGCGAGACCACCAGAAATATTTTGCGGTCGAAGATGCACAAAGGAAGCTCGCGCCACACTTCCTCGCGGTGCTTAATACCGGTGGCGATGCGAGCGGCGTGATCCGGCACGGGCACGAGCGGGTGCTGCGGGCCCGCTTCAGCGACGCCCGCTTTTTCTGGCAGAGCGATCAGAAGGTTCCCCTGAAGCAGCGCGTCGAAATGCTCAAGGCGGTGACCTTCCAGAAGGACCTGGGCAGCTATTACGAAAAGGCGGAGCGCGTCGCCAAGCTTGCCAACCAGCTTGCTGCGGACCTGTCCCAGGCCGGCCTCAAGATCGATCGCAACGCGGTGAATGAAGCAGCTTGGCTAGCAAAGACCGACCTCACTACCGAATTAGTCAAAGAATTCACGGAGTTGCAGGGCATCGTGGGCGGGCTCTACGCGCGCGCACAGAGACTGGATGGTGCCGTCGCGGACGCCATTTACGACCATTACAGACCGGAGTCGATGGACGAAGCCGTGCCGCGGACGCTGGAGGGCGCGGTGCTCGCCATCGCCGACAAGGCGGACAGCATCGCGGGTATGTTTGCGCTGGGGTTTGCGCCGACGGGATCGAAGGACCCGTTTGCGCTGAGGAGAGCGGCCAACGGGATTGTGAAGGTACTGGCGGAAAAGAAGTTGTCCCTCGGACTGGCGGGCATCTTCCAGGTCGCTCGCAGCGGCTATCGAGGCTCGGAGGCAGAGAAGAAGTTTTCCTCCACCATGGACTTCGCGGGCTCGGTGGCCGCATTTCTGCGGGAGCGCCTAGAGTTCTACCTCCGGGAAGCGCGGGGTTTCCGTTACGACGAGACCAATGCCGTGCTGGCAGCCGGCGCAGACGACGTGGTGGATGCTGAGGCGCGGGCGGAGGCGGTGGCAGCGATACGGGGATCCGAAGACTTCGAGGCCATTTCGATCTCGTTCAAGCGTATCAAGAACATCTTGCGGCAGGCGTCGGAAGAGAAGAAGGCGGTCGCGCCGACCTTCGATCCTCAGGCCGTGCGCGAGCCTGCGGAACGTGAGCTGGCGACACGCATGCCCGAGGTGGCAGCGGCGATGGAGCGGTTGCGGATGGCCAAGGACTACCGCAAGGCGCTGATGGAGATGTCGCGTTTGCGGCCGCTGGTCGATGCGTTCTTCGACAAAGTGATGGTCATGGTGGAGGATGAGCGGCTTCGCGCCAACCGTCTGGCGTTGTTGCAGAAACTGCTGAATGATTTTTCGACGATCGCGCATTTCTCGGAGATTGTTACGGAGAGAAAAGGGGTAGGACCAGTCTGCTGAGCAGCGCAGAGGCGTAGCATAGAGATGTAGCAAGCACGTCTTTACATGCGAGAAAAACAACGAAGGCACAGCCACGGACAAAGGACATCATGAGCACTCAAACTCTTCCTGAAACGCGGGCGGCGGAGCAGGCTGCCATCAAGTACGTTTACTTCTTCGGCGGGGGCAAGGCCGACGGGCACGGCAAGATGAAAGACGAGCTGGGCGGCAAGGGCGCCGGCCTGGCTGAGATGACGAATGCCGGCTTGCCTGTTCCTCCGGGTTTCACTATCCAGACCGAGGCCTGCCGCGAGTACATGCACACCGGCAAGGCCTCGCCGGAAGTGGACCGGGAGATGAACGAGGCGCTGGCACGTCTGGAGAAGCTGCAGCGTCAGAAGCTGGGAAGCGGCGAAAACCCGCTGCTGGTCAGCGTGCGCTCGGGAGCCAAGTTTTCCATGCCGGGGATGATGGACACCATCCTCAACCTCGGCCTGAACGACCAAAGCGTCGAAGCCCTGGCCCGCCGATCGCAGAACCCGCGCTTCGCTTACGACTCCTATCGCCGCCTGATCCAGATGTTCGGCAACGTGGTGCTGGATATTCCCAAGCATGCCTTCGAAGAAGTGTTCGACACCAAGAAGAAGCAGCGCAAGGCGAAGCTGGATACGGACCTGGACGCCAAGGCGCTCAAGGAAGTGGTGGAGGAATACAAGAAGGTCATCGTCAAGCACACCAAGCGCGAATTCCCGCAGGATCCGCAGGAACAACTGGTGATGGCGCGCGACGCGGTCTTCCGCTCCTGGGGCAATCCACGCGCCGGGCACTATCGCCGCATCAATAACATCTCCGACGAACTGGGCACTGCGGTGAACGTGCAGTGCATGGTGTTCGGCAACCTGGGCGAGAGCAGCGGCACGGGCGTGGGCTTCACGCGCAATCCGGCTACCGGCGCGAAAGAGTTCTACGGCGAGTTCCTGATGAACGCCCAGGGCGAAGACGTGGTGGCCGGCATCCGTACGCCCATCCACATCTCAGAACTGAAGAAGATACTTCCCGAGGTTTACGACCAGCTCCGCGAGATCACCAACCGCCTGGAGAAGCACTACCGCGACGTACAGGACTTCGAGTTCACCATCCAGGATGGCCGCCTCTACATGCTGCAAACGCGGAACGGCAAGCGCACCGGGATCGCCGCCGTTCGAGTTGCTATCGATATGGTGAAAGAGGGTTTGATCACGAAGGAAGAAGCCATTTTCCGGGTCGATCCCAACCAGCTCTACGACTTCCTGGTGCCGCGCCTGGATGAGTCTAAGGAAGAGGTCGATGTGCTGGCGGTCGGCCTGCCGGCGTCGCCGGGAGCCGCGGTCGGCCAGATCGTGTTCACCGCCGATGAAGCGGTGGAGAAGGCCGGTCACGGCAAGAAGAACCCGGTGATTCTGGTGCGTTCGGAAACCACGCCTGAGGATATTCACGGCATGGAAGTGGCGGTGGCCATTCTCACCTCGCGCGGCGGCATGACCAGCCACGCGGCGGTGGTCACGCGCGGCATGGGGAAGCCTTGCGTAGCGGGCGCCGGGGAGATCGAGGTGAACGAGAAGCAGCGCGAGATGCGGGTGAAAGGCCAGGTGTTCCGGGAAGGCGACTGGATCTCGCTCGACGGCACCACCGGCCGCGTGCTCAAAGGCAAGCTGCCCACGGTGCCGGCTACGCCCGACGATCCTGACCTGCAGACGATGCTCAACTGGGCGGAACCCTTCCGCAGACTGCGGGTGCGCGCCAACGCCGATATTCCACGCGACGCCATCCAAGCGCGGGCATTCGGCGCGGAGGGCATCGGGCTGTGCCGCACCGAGCACATGTTCTTCGCCGAGGACCGTATCGCGCACATGCGGGCCATGATCCTGGCCTCGAACGAAAAGGACCGTCGCCGGGCGCTGAAGAAGCTGCTGCCCATGCAACGCTCGGACTTCATCGGCGTGTTCCGCGCGATGGACGGCTTCCCGGTAACCATCCGGCTGCTCGATCCGCCGCTGCACGAATTCCTGCCGCGTCGCGAAGATCTCATGGTGGAGATCGCCAAGCTGGAGCTGAGCAAGCCGCGCTCGCCCAAATTGCGCGAACTGGGCAACCTGCTGCGGCGCGTGGAGGAGCTCCACGAGCTGAACCCCATGCTGGGACATCGAGGCTGCCGACTGGGCATCACTTATCCGGAGATCTCGGAGATGCAGGCTCGTGCCATCTTTGAAGCCGCGGTCGCTGTGGCCAAGGAGGGCGTGAAGGTCTTTCCCGAGGTGATGATCCCGCTGGTGGGCCTGGTGAAGGAGATGGCCAACCAGGGAGCGATCGTGCGCCGCGTAGCGGAGGAGGTCTTCGCCGAAAAGGAATATCGCGTGGACTACCTGGTGGGCACCATGATCGAGCTGCCGCGCGCCGCACTGGCGGCAGAGGGGATCGCCAAGGAGGCGGAGTTTTTCTCCTTCGGCACCAACGACCTGACGCAGACCACGTACGGTTTCTCGCGCGACGACGTGAACAAGATCCTTCCGACTTACATCGCCGAGGGCATCCTGAAGCAGGATCCGTTCGCGGTTCTGGACCGCGAAGGTGTGGGGGAACTGGTGCGCATGGCCACGGAACGCGGCCGCAAAGGGCGGGCCAAACTCAAGGTGGGGATCTGCGGCGAGCATGGAGGCGAGCCCTCGTCGGTGGAGTTCTGCCACCAGGTGGGGCTGGACTACGTTTCCTGTTCGCCGTTCCGCGTGCTGACCGCACGCCTGGCCGCTGCCCAGGCCGCTGCCGGGGAAAAAATGAAGGCGGAGCTCGGCCGAACAAAATAGGGAAGGGAAGGAATATGGCGATCAATCAGGCGCTGTTGCCCGAGTTCGAACACGAGATGGCCACCACGCGAAAGGCCCTGGAGCGTGTGCCGGAAGACAGGTTTGACTGGAAGCCACATCCCAAGTCGATGACCCTGGGCCGCCTGGCGTCTCACGTGGCGG
The nucleotide sequence above comes from Terriglobales bacterium. Encoded proteins:
- a CDS encoding glycine--tRNA ligase subunit alpha; translation: MTGPAKNPLSFQDLILALSKFWADRGCVLQQPYDVEVGAGTMAPETFLRVLGPKPYNVAYVQPSRRPADGRYGDNPNRLYKHTQLQVILKPPPANIQEMYLESLGAIGIDLRQHDIKFEEDNWESPTLGAWGIGWQVMLDGLEITQFTYFQQCGGQDLDPISVELTYGLERIAAFLQDVDSVYDIVWSPGVTYRDVRHAEEVQFSVYNFDRAEVEKTWQHLRLFEAECHALLEAYAALKRSAADGQPSPEAERFPVLAAFDLCLKCSHLFNILDARGAISVTERVGVIARIRALAVGVARAYGDQQGWEKLAVEKGKTEKKRAKEKAKA
- the glyS gene encoding glycine--tRNA ligase subunit beta, producing MADFLLEIGCEEIPARMLDSGAAELARRVGDLLTAERLAETAEVESLATPRRLAVIARNVRVAQPDIEEQVTGPSVQVAFKDGKATAAAEAFAKKVGLPVEKLQRVKNPKGEYVAAQVTRKGRPAVEVMAEALPREVFAIHWAKNMYWRGKTAERFVRPVRWVVALLDGNVVPLELAAVRAGATSHGHRTLSSGAVKVSSAASYAEALEKVGVTVSPAAREQGIRKALDAATRTVPGARWREDKALLSTVVNLTESPSAILGNFDREFLALPEEVLVTVMRDHQKYFAVEDAQRKLAPHFLAVLNTGGDASGVIRHGHERVLRARFSDARFFWQSDQKVPLKQRVEMLKAVTFQKDLGSYYEKAERVAKLANQLAADLSQAGLKIDRNAVNEAAWLAKTDLTTELVKEFTELQGIVGGLYARAQRLDGAVADAIYDHYRPESMDEAVPRTLEGAVLAIADKADSIAGMFALGFAPTGSKDPFALRRAANGIVKVLAEKKLSLGLAGIFQVARSGYRGSEAEKKFSSTMDFAGSVAAFLRERLEFYLREARGFRYDETNAVLAAGADDVVDAEARAEAVAAIRGSEDFEAISISFKRIKNILRQASEEKKAVAPTFDPQAVREPAERELATRMPEVAAAMERLRMAKDYRKALMEMSRLRPLVDAFFDKVMVMVEDERLRANRLALLQKLLNDFSTIAHFSEIVTERKGVGPVC
- the ppdK gene encoding pyruvate, phosphate dikinase, yielding MSTQTLPETRAAEQAAIKYVYFFGGGKADGHGKMKDELGGKGAGLAEMTNAGLPVPPGFTIQTEACREYMHTGKASPEVDREMNEALARLEKLQRQKLGSGENPLLVSVRSGAKFSMPGMMDTILNLGLNDQSVEALARRSQNPRFAYDSYRRLIQMFGNVVLDIPKHAFEEVFDTKKKQRKAKLDTDLDAKALKEVVEEYKKVIVKHTKREFPQDPQEQLVMARDAVFRSWGNPRAGHYRRINNISDELGTAVNVQCMVFGNLGESSGTGVGFTRNPATGAKEFYGEFLMNAQGEDVVAGIRTPIHISELKKILPEVYDQLREITNRLEKHYRDVQDFEFTIQDGRLYMLQTRNGKRTGIAAVRVAIDMVKEGLITKEEAIFRVDPNQLYDFLVPRLDESKEEVDVLAVGLPASPGAAVGQIVFTADEAVEKAGHGKKNPVILVRSETTPEDIHGMEVAVAILTSRGGMTSHAAVVTRGMGKPCVAGAGEIEVNEKQREMRVKGQVFREGDWISLDGTTGRVLKGKLPTVPATPDDPDLQTMLNWAEPFRRLRVRANADIPRDAIQARAFGAEGIGLCRTEHMFFAEDRIAHMRAMILASNEKDRRRALKKLLPMQRSDFIGVFRAMDGFPVTIRLLDPPLHEFLPRREDLMVEIAKLELSKPRSPKLRELGNLLRRVEELHELNPMLGHRGCRLGITYPEISEMQARAIFEAAVAVAKEGVKVFPEVMIPLVGLVKEMANQGAIVRRVAEEVFAEKEYRVDYLVGTMIELPRAALAAEGIAKEAEFFSFGTNDLTQTTYGFSRDDVNKILPTYIAEGILKQDPFAVLDREGVGELVRMATERGRKGRAKLKVGICGEHGGEPSSVEFCHQVGLDYVSCSPFRVLTARLAAAQAAAGEKMKAELGRTK